The following proteins are encoded in a genomic region of Enterocloster clostridioformis:
- a CDS encoding IS91 family transposase → MNKPTVQDIFRCFYPAYLEKYFPSPEQTKVARNILNCKTGAYGANVSVCEDCGAVHIHYNSCRNRCCPMCQAVPKEMWMDARREDVLDAPYFHLVFTVPDILNPVIYNNQKLLYDTLYHAASATIRELTADSKHLGASVGYICILHTWGTEMNFHPHIHTILLGGGLTPKNEWKDNGTGFFLPIWAISKVFRGKYMDELKNLWNTDQLEFHGSAEKYRNHYAFKELMDSCYDTEWIPCCKKTFNGAQSVIDYLGKYTHRIAISNHRIIRMDDENVTFSVKDYRNKGQWKELTLSGVEFIRRFLMHVPPKRFVRIRHYGLLCTRSKHRKLTLCRNLLGCQKYLSKLRNKEMPEILKQLYGINICVCKSCGGHLGKPQLRIPQRC, encoded by the coding sequence ATGAATAAGCCCACCGTCCAGGATATTTTCCGGTGTTTTTATCCGGCATACCTCGAAAAGTATTTCCCTTCTCCGGAACAGACAAAAGTTGCCCGGAACATCCTGAACTGCAAAACGGGAGCTTATGGTGCAAACGTCAGCGTATGTGAAGACTGTGGTGCAGTTCATATCCACTACAACTCCTGCCGTAATCGTTGCTGTCCCATGTGTCAGGCTGTTCCAAAGGAAATGTGGATGGATGCACGCAGGGAGGATGTGCTTGATGCACCTTATTTCCACCTGGTGTTTACAGTTCCTGATATTCTGAACCCAGTCATTTACAATAATCAGAAACTGTTATATGACACCCTGTATCATGCGGCTTCTGCTACAATCCGTGAACTGACTGCTGACTCAAAGCACCTTGGCGCTTCTGTTGGTTACATCTGCATCCTGCATACATGGGGAACTGAAATGAACTTTCATCCACATATCCATACAATACTGCTTGGCGGTGGTCTGACACCGAAAAACGAGTGGAAAGACAATGGTACGGGGTTTTTTCTTCCCATATGGGCTATCTCTAAAGTCTTCCGCGGGAAATATATGGATGAGCTGAAAAATCTCTGGAATACAGATCAGCTTGAGTTCCATGGAAGTGCAGAAAAATATCGTAATCATTATGCTTTCAAAGAGCTGATGGATTCCTGTTATGATACAGAATGGATTCCTTGCTGCAAGAAAACTTTTAACGGTGCACAGTCTGTGATTGATTACCTTGGAAAATATACCCATAGGATTGCCATCAGCAATCACCGTATCATCCGTATGGACGATGAAAATGTTACTTTTTCTGTCAAGGATTACCGGAATAAAGGACAATGGAAAGAACTGACACTTTCCGGTGTTGAATTTATACGGCGTTTTCTGATGCATGTACCACCCAAACGTTTTGTCAGGATTCGGCATTACGGACTTCTTTGTACCCGCAGCAAACACAGGAAGCTCACTTTATGCCGGAATCTCCTTGGATGCCAAAAGTATCTTTCGAAGCTCCGGAATAAGGAGATGCCGGAAATACTGAAACAGCTTTATGGGATAAACATTTGTGTATGTAAATCCTGCGGTGGTCATCTTGGAAAACCACAGCTTCGAATACCACAAAGATGTTAA
- a CDS encoding IS630 family transposase produces MPKSATPIFLSNDDKSYLKSILQKGTVEARVHRRAKILLLKSDGMADEAIADKLDISRPTVKLCLKKYMESGVKAAMEDSKGRGRRIEITDDAKAWVINIACQKPSAFGLPAELWYPLSLTRYINSVAEQEGYPRMATASEFSIRKILRKAMLNPHKVTYYCEKRDPDFEKKMHDVLVIYKQVELRFDENGSLIPFAGDEEPVHTLSYDEKPGIQAIATTTGDRPPAASTEKMSTVQRDYEYKRLGTLSLLAAIDLLTGEAIPLVSNTHKSSDFVTFLKILDEKYPKGDKIRLILDNHSAHTSRETQEYLNTVPGRFEFVFTPTHGSWLNMVEGFFSKMTRQMLSGIRVGSKEELKERILKYFEEINEVPVPYKWKYRLDTIDLSEEDVGTIVYEVVNAKAASPENQGKRAPKARTRKPRNQITTNA; encoded by the coding sequence ATGCCAAAGAGTGCTACGCCTATTTTTCTTTCCAATGATGATAAGTCATATTTAAAGTCCATTCTACAGAAGGGGACTGTTGAAGCCAGAGTCCACAGGAGAGCCAAAATCCTCTTATTAAAATCAGATGGCATGGCAGATGAAGCCATTGCTGACAAACTCGATATTTCGAGACCGACGGTAAAGCTCTGCCTGAAAAAATATATGGAATCAGGCGTGAAAGCTGCCATGGAAGACAGTAAAGGCCGTGGCCGCAGGATTGAAATTACCGATGATGCAAAGGCATGGGTAATCAATATTGCCTGCCAAAAGCCTTCCGCATTCGGCCTCCCGGCAGAGTTATGGTATCCATTGAGCCTTACCCGCTACATCAATTCCGTTGCTGAACAGGAAGGATATCCCCGTATGGCGACAGCATCTGAGTTTTCTATCCGGAAGATACTTAGGAAAGCAATGCTTAATCCCCATAAGGTCACCTATTATTGTGAAAAACGGGATCCTGACTTTGAAAAGAAGATGCATGATGTGCTGGTCATTTACAAACAGGTTGAACTCCGCTTTGATGAAAATGGAAGTTTGATTCCGTTTGCCGGTGATGAAGAGCCGGTACATACATTATCCTATGATGAAAAGCCCGGGATCCAAGCGATTGCCACCACAACCGGGGACAGGCCCCCGGCTGCCAGTACGGAAAAAATGTCCACCGTACAGCGTGATTATGAGTATAAACGTCTGGGGACGCTCTCCCTATTGGCAGCGATTGACCTGTTGACCGGGGAAGCTATCCCACTGGTAAGCAATACTCATAAAAGCAGCGATTTTGTAACATTCCTTAAAATATTGGATGAGAAATACCCAAAAGGGGACAAAATACGGCTTATACTGGATAACCACTCCGCCCATACATCCAGGGAGACACAGGAATATCTGAATACAGTTCCTGGAAGGTTTGAATTTGTGTTCACACCCACACATGGCTCCTGGCTGAATATGGTGGAAGGCTTTTTCAGCAAAATGACCCGCCAGATGTTGTCCGGGATTCGTGTAGGCTCGAAAGAGGAACTAAAGGAACGGATTTTGAAATACTTTGAAGAAATCAATGAGGTTCCCGTCCCCTACAAATGGAAATACCGCTTGGACACGATTGATCTTTCGGAAGAGGATGTGGGCACAATCGTCTATGAAGTTGTAAATGCGAAAGCAGCAAGTCCTGAAAACCAAGGGAAACGTGCGCCCAAAGCACGGACACGTAAGCCAAGAAATCAGATTACTACCAATGCTTAA
- a CDS encoding virulence RhuM family protein, which yields MAENKNTKLQIRNSTVDFLVFTKDAHEDGIEVRVQDHDVWLTQKAIGQLFDVDRSVVTKHLKNIYESGELSEDSTCANFAQVADNGKTYQYKFYSLSAIIAVGYRVNSGRATQFRQWATKVLDTFAKQGYVLDKSRLINGQIFDEDYFDHLISEIQEIRASERRFYQKITDIYATAVDYSLDSQITKDFFATVQNKMHYAVHGNTAAEVIVARADHTKEHMGLTSWRNAPDGKIVKADVSIAKNYLSKGEMQELNEIVTMYLDYATRQARRHIPMTMADWASKLDAFLQFNDAEVLQNKGKVTAAIAKAFAESEFEQYRVIQDRLYQSDFDRLVASTEEKND from the coding sequence ATGGCTGAGAACAAGAACACAAAATTGCAGATCCGAAACAGCACTGTGGATTTTCTTGTATTTACCAAGGATGCCCACGAAGACGGCATTGAAGTCCGTGTGCAGGATCACGATGTATGGCTGACACAAAAAGCGATTGGCCAGCTTTTCGATGTAGACAGAAGCGTTGTCACAAAACATTTGAAAAATATCTATGAAAGCGGCGAATTATCTGAAGATTCAACTTGTGCAAATTTTGCACAAGTTGCGGATAACGGAAAAACCTATCAATATAAGTTTTATTCGCTATCTGCCATAATTGCCGTTGGCTACCGTGTCAACTCTGGTAGGGCAACACAATTCCGGCAATGGGCAACAAAAGTGCTGGATACCTTTGCGAAGCAAGGGTATGTTTTAGATAAGAGCAGATTGATTAACGGTCAAATTTTCGACGAGGATTATTTTGACCACTTAATTTCTGAGATACAGGAGATTCGAGCCAGTGAGCGCCGTTTCTATCAAAAGATTACAGACATCTATGCTACTGCCGTTGATTATTCCCTTGATAGCCAAATCACAAAAGATTTCTTTGCGACAGTACAGAATAAGATGCACTATGCCGTTCACGGAAATACCGCAGCGGAAGTCATTGTAGCAAGAGCAGACCACACAAAAGAACATATGGGATTGACCTCATGGCGTAATGCACCCGATGGGAAAATTGTCAAAGCAGATGTGTCGATTGCAAAGAATTACTTATCTAAGGGTGAAATGCAGGAACTTAACGAGATCGTCACGATGTATCTGGACTACGCTACAAGACAGGCACGGCGGCATATTCCCATGACGATGGCAGATTGGGCTTCCAAACTGGATGCGTTCCTGCAATTCAACGATGCGGAAGTCTTGCAAAACAAGGGTAAAGTCACAGCCGCAATCGCAAAAGCCTTTGCGGAAAGTGAATTTGAGCAGTACCGTGTAATACAAGATCGTCTGTATCAAAGTGATTTTGACCGTCTTGTTGCCAGCACAGAAGAAAAAAACGACTAA
- a CDS encoding transposon-encoded TnpW family protein, with the protein MAKNENSNFSYMIRRIGGTTYKVKVVFSDTEKETMEDKILRMIRNETVTTGGTCGIMDSPQMSRQSERSAS; encoded by the coding sequence ATGGCAAAAAACGAGAACAGTAATTTTTCTTATATGATTCGCCGCATTGGCGGCACCACCTATAAAGTTAAAGTAGTATTCAGCGATACAGAGAAGGAAACGATGGAGGATAAAATTTTACGGATGATTCGCAATGAAACGGTTACAACTGGCGGAACTTGTGGTATAATGGATTCACCACAAATGAGCCGGCAGTCTGAAAGGAGCGCATCATGA
- a CDS encoding tyrosine-type recombinase/integrase, whose protein sequence is MYEKYLEQLEEAGKIRNLKERSINCYKNYVSYFLKYQGKCPEELTCQDVRTFLLAKKEEGLKATTLNLYNSAIRFFYRNVLHILWDDITVPRMIQEHRLPTVLTADEIDRLLDAVDDIKYKAMLAVMYSSGMRVSEVIHLHYDDISRSNMQIHVRDTKNRMDRYTILSKRCLDILTQYWFEKGRPRGILFPNKFTGNYLTVSTLEQVMRRAVADAELPKEASPHCLRHSFATHLMEQGVERQNIQALLGHRDPKSTEVYLHVSNKSLMGIQSPFDRKEGADYE, encoded by the coding sequence ATGTATGAAAAATATTTAGAACAGCTTGAGGAAGCCGGAAAAATCCGTAACCTCAAAGAACGTTCCATCAACTGTTATAAAAACTATGTCTCTTACTTTCTGAAATATCAGGGCAAGTGTCCTGAAGAACTTACCTGTCAGGATGTCAGGACTTTTCTGCTTGCAAAAAAAGAAGAAGGATTAAAAGCCACAACTCTGAACCTTTATAATTCAGCTATCCGTTTTTTCTATCGGAATGTCCTGCATATCCTTTGGGATGATATCACAGTTCCACGTATGATCCAAGAACACAGGCTTCCGACTGTACTGACTGCTGATGAAATTGACCGTTTGTTAGACGCTGTTGACGATATCAAATATAAGGCTATGCTTGCAGTCATGTATTCTTCCGGCATGCGGGTTTCTGAAGTAATTCATCTTCATTATGATGACATTTCCCGCTCAAATATGCAGATCCATGTCCGGGATACGAAGAACAGGATGGACCGCTATACCATTCTGTCTAAGCGTTGTCTGGATATCCTTACACAATACTGGTTTGAAAAAGGACGTCCACGTGGCATCCTGTTTCCTAATAAATTTACCGGCAATTACCTGACAGTCAGTACTCTGGAGCAAGTAATGCGGCGGGCAGTAGCTGATGCTGAACTTCCAAAGGAAGCGTCCCCGCACTGTCTCCGCCATAGCTTTGCAACTCATCTGATGGAGCAGGGCGTAGAACGGCAAAATATTCAGGCACTGCTTGGGCACCGTGACCCAAAATCCACGGAAGTTTATCTTCATGTCAGCAACAAATCTCTCATGGGAATCCAAAGCCCCTTTGACAGGAAAGAAGGTGCTGATTATGAATAA
- a CDS encoding cysteine-rich VLP protein — translation MSNNDRELTGREKQWIKKLVTSLCANYDKEYGCLPLDCDCPMFGICFTNSALCRYFRKSVLPEDAELEAVFTQTPTTHCKQCGKPFPTDGKRVYCSQHCAEEACRRQTAARVRKYREKQQQM, via the coding sequence ATGTCAAACAACGATCGTGAGCTGACGGGTAGGGAGAAACAGTGGATCAAAAAGCTGGTCACTTCCCTCTGCGCCAACTACGACAAAGAGTACGGCTGCCTGCCGCTGGACTGTGACTGTCCAATGTTTGGTATCTGCTTTACCAACAGCGCACTATGTAGATATTTCCGCAAATCTGTCCTGCCGGAAGATGCAGAGTTGGAAGCCGTATTCACGCAAACACCGACCACTCATTGCAAACAATGCGGCAAGCCGTTCCCAACTGACGGGAAACGGGTGTACTGCTCACAGCACTGTGCCGAAGAAGCTTGCCGCAGGCAGACCGCAGCACGGGTGCGTAAGTATCGGGAGAAACAACAACAGATGTAA
- a CDS encoding ParM/StbA family protein — MNFMNNCNSTNPIIIGIDHGYGNIKTAHCCFKTGVAAYDKEPTFKSNLLVYKDRYYLIGEEHKEFISDKMTDSDYYILTLAAVARELNIRKQTSARVHLAAGLPLTWVSEQKDSFKEYLLQNDSAGFTFRGIDYHVEFAGADIFPQGFSAVADKLREFKGINMLCDIGNGTMNVMYINECRPLAKKCFTEKYGTNQCTLAVRENLMKQFGVSVDESVLERVIRHGTADISQRYLTAIRDTAAEYAEGIFRRLREHEYDPELMRLYVVGGGSCILKNFGRYDKDRVIINDDICATAKGYELLAEQKQSRKGGIV, encoded by the coding sequence ATGAATTTTATGAACAACTGCAACAGCACCAATCCCATTATCATCGGTATCGACCATGGCTACGGCAACATCAAGACCGCCCACTGCTGCTTCAAGACGGGCGTTGCCGCCTACGACAAAGAGCCAACCTTCAAAAGCAATCTGCTTGTCTATAAGGACAGATACTATCTCATCGGTGAGGAACACAAGGAATTTATCTCCGACAAAATGACAGACAGCGACTATTATATTCTCACCCTTGCCGCTGTTGCCCGTGAGCTGAATATCCGCAAGCAGACCTCTGCCCGTGTCCACCTTGCGGCGGGACTTCCTCTGACCTGGGTGAGCGAACAGAAGGACAGCTTCAAAGAATATCTCCTGCAAAACGACAGTGCCGGCTTTACTTTTCGAGGCATTGACTATCACGTTGAATTTGCGGGTGCGGATATTTTTCCGCAGGGCTTTTCTGCGGTTGCAGACAAGCTCCGTGAGTTCAAGGGCATCAATATGCTCTGCGATATTGGCAACGGCACGATGAATGTCATGTATATCAATGAGTGCCGCCCTCTTGCGAAAAAGTGCTTTACCGAAAAGTACGGCACCAACCAATGTACGCTTGCCGTGCGTGAAAATCTGATGAAGCAGTTTGGCGTATCGGTGGATGAAAGCGTCCTTGAGCGTGTCATCCGTCACGGTACGGCAGACATCAGCCAGCGTTATCTGACCGCCATCCGTGATACCGCAGCCGAGTATGCAGAGGGCATCTTCCGCAGACTGCGTGAGCATGAATACGATCCTGAACTGATGCGCCTGTATGTGGTAGGCGGCGGAAGCTGTATTCTCAAAAACTTCGGCAGATATGACAAAGACCGTGTTATCATCAACGATGATATTTGCGCTACCGCAAAGGGCTATGAACTGCTTGCCGAGCAGAAGCAGAGCAGAAAAGGCGGTATCGTATGA
- a CDS encoding TnpV protein: protein MKSLFEEMGGTYRQVGDYFIPNLVLPDTGNYQIGKYGRMRRSYLKEHHPILYNNYLLEGTLFKHLAEIDQDCNERMEIVVSAMAKQEGVTEALKAADQMEWVRRINSIRNRAEEIILTELVYA, encoded by the coding sequence ATGAAATCTCTATTTGAAGAAATGGGCGGTACATATCGTCAAGTGGGTGATTACTTCATCCCAAACCTTGTCTTGCCGGATACCGGCAATTATCAGATTGGCAAATACGGGCGTATGCGCCGCAGTTATCTGAAAGAGCATCATCCAATCCTGTATAACAATTACCTGTTAGAGGGAACGCTGTTCAAGCATCTTGCTGAAATCGACCAAGACTGCAACGAGCGTATGGAAATCGTCGTTTCTGCTATGGCAAAGCAGGAGGGCGTAACCGAAGCACTCAAAGCGGCTGACCAAATGGAATGGGTGCGCCGTATCAATTCCATTCGCAACCGTGCGGAAGAAATTATCTTAACCGAACTTGTATATGCTTAA
- a CDS encoding isochorismatase family protein, which produces MLVGLQTNFCIDATVKSAFERGYKVIVPQGANSTFDNDYMTGEITYKYYNDMMWPNRFATCVSVDEAIKLMES; this is translated from the coding sequence ATACTAGTTGGACTACAGACAAACTTCTGTATAGATGCAACTGTGAAGTCTGCTTTTGAAAGAGGATATAAAGTTATTGTTCCACAAGGGGCAAATTCAACGTTTGATAACGACTATATGACTGGAGAAATAACCTATAAGTATTACAATGATATGATGTGGCCAAATAGATTTGCTACATGTGTATCTGTTGATGAAGCAATTAAATTGATGGAAAGTTAA
- a CDS encoding transposon-encoded TnpW family protein: MSENKKQQQTKERRPHLVKTIGKTTYLVTCHFSETSRETLQDKLKRMIIRDIQSGNY, encoded by the coding sequence ATGTCAGAAAACAAAAAACAACAGCAGACCAAAGAACGCCGACCGCACCTTGTAAAGACCATAGGCAAAACGACCTACCTTGTGACGTGCCACTTTAGCGAAACGAGCAGGGAAACCTTGCAGGATAAGCTAAAACGCATGATTATAAGGGATATTCAGAGCGGAAATTATTAA
- a CDS encoding winged helix-turn-helix domain-containing protein: MEKMIVLTFSDSEETVFQRAVSLLAGELQIEAEQQPVSLSVLSFQGLEILQHQRRVLRDRREVRLTRLEYGTLVFLASSPNRVFTQSQIFEAVWSMESNSCHSSVTNVIYNLRKKIEPDSKNPTYLKTVLGIGYKFSADSAG; encoded by the coding sequence ATGGAAAAAATGATAGTGCTGACGTTTTCGGACAGTGAGGAAACAGTCTTTCAGAGGGCGGTTTCGCTCTTGGCAGGCGAATTGCAGATTGAAGCGGAACAACAACCTGTTTCCTTGTCTGTATTGTCCTTTCAAGGCTTGGAAATACTGCAACATCAGCGCAGGGTGTTGCGGGATAGGAGAGAAGTGCGCCTTACCCGTCTTGAGTATGGTACGCTTGTTTTTCTTGCTTCCAGTCCGAACAGGGTATTTACGCAGTCGCAGATTTTTGAAGCTGTTTGGAGCATGGAAAGCAATAGCTGTCATTCAAGCGTTACGAATGTGATATACAATTTGCGGAAAAAGATTGAGCCGGACAGTAAAAACCCGACTTATCTCAAAACTGTGTTAGGCATTGGGTACAAGTTCAGTGCCGACAGTGCGGGATAG